GCAAAGTAAGCTTGGGTTGTGTTAATTGAACATGTTTATGTTATAAGAGGGCGAAGACCATGGGAAAGATCCTCAGGGATCTGAAAGCAATAATAATTGAAGAGTTTGAAAGGAGGGAAATTAAAGTTCGTGAAATTATCCTATTTGGATCTAGGGCTAAGGGAAACATAATGAGCTCTGGTACAGTGTTTATAGGAGGGCTGATATTCCGCTTGACCTAATAATAGTGCCAAGGGAAATCTTGGAGAAGTACAAGGATCTCCCGGGATTCATCTATTACTATGCTGCAAGAGATGGAGTTAAGATATGAGGGAAGACGTTAAGGCATGGTTAAAATAGGCTGAGGATGATTTAGAAACTGCGATTATTACCTTGGAATTACCCAAACCAATTTCCTTAGTTATATGTTTTCATGCTCAACAATCAGTTGAAAAGATGCTTAAGGCATTTCTTGTCTCAAAGTAGAGATTCCAAGAACCCATGACATTAAAATCTTGATTAGATTGTGCTTAAATATTGACAGAACTTTTGGCGTACTTATTCAAGAATCGAGGTATCCACCCTCTTTGAGCCCATGTTGGAGGAAGCAAAAAGAGCTGTAGAAATTGCAAGACTTCATCTCCAGAAAATTGCTAGCTAAATGATCGGGGTAAGTGAGGAAAGCACTAGAGCACAAGCCTCCTTTCCTTGGGAACATAGTTCTTAACAACGCCATTGATCAGCTTTCCGCCGCCGAGCCAATAGTTCCTCCACTTTAGGATAACCCACCTGTTCCCCTCTTCATCAACCTTTATGTCCTCCCCCCTAAGCCATGCCTTCGCCTTCTCATCGTCGACCTCTATGACATTTTTCGTGGCTTTGGGCCCTATTATGAACGCCCCCTCAATTGTCAGCCTTATGCCATCAGCCTCTATCTTTCCAAAGTACACTCCCTCGTGGCCTTTTTCTGGAAACTCGCACCTCTTGTAAGCGTATATTCTCCTTCCCCTAACTTCAAGAACTAAATCATCTGGAGCATAGCCATACTGCTCTTCGAGCATTTTCCTGACGTCCATTTTTGTTCCCATGCTTTAATCCTGGGGGCAATTTAAATATTTTCAAAATCGCTAAACATATTTCATAAGCGTATTCAGGGCCCATTCGAATGCATCCCTATCATCAACGTCTATAACATGATCCAAGTACTGGAGGGCCCTAAGGTTTATCACGAGATAAGCCTCTCCCCTCCTAAGGCCGAGATCATATGCATCGTAGTAGACCCTTTCCTCTCCTAGGGCCTCATTCATCAGGTCAACAAAGTACTTTATGTCCTCAACGCTGATCTCATCCCACTTGCTCTCAAGCTCGTCAAAGAATCTCTCTAAGGTGAAAATCTTCTCGACCGGCAGGTTGAGGGTTCCCTTTATGAACTGGAACTCACCTACCCTAAATACCTTAACGTCATCGTTATCCTTAATTCCAACTGTATCCCAGAGTATCACTCCCTCTATCACGTTTCCCCCACCGTACCTCTGGGAGAGCTCGCTGAACACGTCAAATATGGCCTGCATCTCCTCTATAAACTCCTCCTCGTCTTCAAAACTCACAACCTTACTCACGCTACCCCTCATCTCGCAACCTCCCGTGGGATTATTAAAGTGAACATCCCGATTTTTAAATATGAGGATCGCCCTTAAAATAGCCTACGATGGTACAAGGTTCCATGGCTTTCAGAGGCAACCAAACGTTAGAACCGTCGAGGGTGAGATCATTAAAGCATTAAACGATGCAGGCATAGAATTCTCGGATTTTAAGAGCGCTTCAAGAACCGATAAGGGTGTGAGTGCCTTAGGGAACGTTGTTGCCTTAACGACGGAGGATGAGAGGATTCTCAATCCAATGGTTCTAAACGGTAGACTTGAAGACATCTGGGTTCTTTCAGCTGTGAAGGTTCCCCAGGATTTCCACCCCAGGTTTTGGGCCAAATCGAAGGTATATAGGTACTACCTCCCATCCTGGGATCTGGACGTTGAGAAGGTTAAGGAGTGCTCAAAGCTTTTCGTGGGGATTCACGACTTCTCGGCATTCGCAAGGATTGATGGAAGGGACACGGTTAGGAGCATAGACAGGATTGAAGTTTGGGAGAGCGGGCCAATTTTAGTGGTTGAGGTTGAGGCGAAGAGCTTCCTTTGGGAGATGGTGAGGAGGATAGTCAAGGCCCTTGAGCTCTGCGGGTCGGGCAAACTTGGATCCCAGGATATAAAGGAGATGCTACAAGGAACGTACGAGAAGAGCAGGAAGGTACCTCCAGCTCCCCCGGAGGGCTTATTGCTCGTGGAGGTTAAGTATGAGGCAATTACCTTCCCACTCGACGAGAGATCCCTGAAAAAGTTTAGGAAGGAAGTCGAGGAGAGGGCGAAGGCCAGGATGATGCTCTCTTATTTAACCCTAGACATGATAAAAGTTTAAAGGGCCTTATATCAAGCCCAGTGGGTGAAAGCATGAAGGTTGAAGGTTTGGTTTCGAGCCTTAGGAACGCGGAAACAATAGAAGAGTTGTTCTCCATCCTTAAAAAGAAGGGCGCTCCGGTTATGGATCTTGAGGGCATGAAGAAGCTCGTTATAGTCGAGGGTGACTTTGAAGGGAAGCAGTTTTACACCGAAATCAACGGTCTAAAGGCGAACATGGCCTTGGGGGATGCAATGCTCAACGCTTCAAGCGTTCCATTCAAGTGCAAGAAGCCGTTCACTGGAGGTAACTTGATCTTCGTCGACTACGAAAACATCGAGGCGGAGGAATTCGTGCTCGCCTATAAGGGCGAGGATGCCGGAGCTTACTTTCACGTGAAGGGTGGTGAGGGCAAGGAGATAAGCAAAGAAGAGTATGAGGAGCTTAAGGATAAGATGCCTGAATTCAAGGTTAGGGGCTATAGTGAGGAAGAAATGGAGGGAATGGGGGCATTCTTTGGGTAGCTCCTCAGGAGTGGTAGCTCTCATCACCATTCAGTGCCGGGCTCGCTCTTCATCGGATCCCTTTACCAAACTTTTGTCCCAACGGGAACCTCATCGGGAACTGGGATTAAGAAGACTCTCCCTTCTTCAGTTTCGGCAACTATGAGCATTCCCTGACTTTCAACTCCCGAGAATTTCTTTGGCTTTAAGTTTAATACAAATATAAATTTCTTTCCTTTTAGGTCTTCTGGAGAGTATTGATCTGCTATTCCGGTGACTATTGTCCTCTCCTCTTTCCCAAAGTCAACGACGAGCTTTATCAGCTTTTTCGTCCTAGGAATTCTCTCGGCTTCTTTCACGAGACCGACTCTCATATCAAACTTCCAGAACTCCTCCACGTCGTACATCAAGACCACCAAACTCATGTTGCATTAACTTATATATCCTAATTTCCCATATTAAATCGACATGAAGTGGGAAGAGTGGAAACCGTTTTACGAGCGAATAGCCAGAGAGATGGGGTACTCAATAGAAGCAGATGGAAGATCAGCTGAACTGCTACGGGCAATCCTTATTGAAAACGATAATTACATAATTAAAGAAGAACTTGAAGCCCTAATTATGAAAAAGGTTTACGTGTTCGGTGCCGGTCCTAATCTTGAAGATTCTCTGAGGAAATACGATTTCTCAGATGGCACAAAGATCGCAGCAGATGGAGCTACTACTGCCCTTTTAGAGTACCAAATAATCCCAGATATCGTGGTTACGGATCTCGATGGGAGAATTCGAGATTTAATTAAGGCATCTGGAAGGGCGATTATGGTAGTTCATGCCCACGGTGACAATATGGACAAGCTCCCCCTCATAACGCACTTCCCCGTAGTTCTGGGAACTTGCCAAACTGAACCCCTTGACATAATATACAACTTTGGAGGCTTTACCGATGGAGATAGGGCAGCGTTTTTGGCAGAGGAGCTTGGGGCTAGAGAGATAATCCTTGTGGGTTTTGACTTCTCAGGCCTGGTTGGAAAGTGGAGTAAACCTTGGTTAAAGCAACATACAACTGCATGGGAAGAGAAAAGGAAGAAGCTGGGTTTTGCGAGGGAACTTCTACAATGGCTTAAAGACAATGGTAAGGCAAAAATAACTTTTCGTTAGTTGTAAATAGTTCAAATTTTTGTCCAAAAATGATTTATATGAGATGACGCCTTTAAAATGCCGGGGTGATCCTATGAATTCCGCCGTTGTCATATTTCTGGCGGGTCTCATCTATGTTAGCCTGTATCACACCTATGGTAAGGCTCTCCAGAACAAGGTAGTAAAGGCAGATCCAAACAGGCCAACGCCAGCACACAGGCTCTACGATGGAGTTGATTACGTCCCAGCGCACCCATTAGTCCTTTACGGCCACCACTTCGCTTCAATAGCTGGTGCGGGGCCAATTGTAGGTCCAGCCGTGGCAATGGCTTGGGGATGGCTCCCAGGACTGCTGTGGGTCTGGTTCGGAAACGTCTTCATCGGAGCTGTTCACGACTACTTAGCATTGATGTCTTCCGTTCGCTACGATGGCAAGTCTATCCAGTGGATTGCCGGAAAGCTTATGAGCAAGAGAACGAGCATGGCCTTTGAGCTTTACGTCTGGTTTGCATTGCTACTTGTGATAGCAGCATTTGCGGCTGTTATTGCTGGAATATTCGTCAATACGCCGGGAGCTGCAACGGCATCAATATTATTCCTACTGATTGCAGTCCTTTTGGGATGGTTGCTCTACAAAGTGCAGATAGACTTCAAGATTGGAACAATAATAGGCATAATATTACTAGCTCTAGCAATATACATAGGGTTTAAGTTCCCAATAGTGGCAAGCAAGCAGGTATGGTATGTATTCCTAGGGCTGTACATAATAGTGGCATCTTCCCTACCAGTTTGGGTTCTCCTGCAACCTAGGGATTACCTAAATGCCTACATCCTGTGGTTTGGTCTGATACTTGGAGGTGTGGCGTTCCTTATTGTCGGTCTTAAAGGCATGGGAACGTTCACAGCTCCAGCGTACACCACTTGGAGCGCCCATGTTGTAGGTGGGAAACCATCACCCTTCTGGCCTACGATACCGTTAGTTATAGCATGTGGTGCCTTAAGCGGGTTCCACTCCTTAGTTGGTTCAGGAACCTCCTCAAAACAACTAGACAATGAACTCCATGGTCTGCTTGTAGGGTACGGTGGAATGTTTACTGAGGGATTTCTCTCAACAATAGTCATATCCTCAATAGCAGTGTATGGAATAAAGGTCTTTCAGGATGCAGGAGTTGTAATAAACTTCCAAAACTGGGCTCAAATCTATGCCCCAATGGTCGCAAGCAAGATAGGGAAGGTCACAATATTCTCAAAGAGCTACGCTTATGGATTACATGATGCATTTGGCATTGATGTAAAGCTCGGAACCCTGTTTGCTAGCCTCTGGGTTTCAGCGTTTGCACTAACATCCCTAGACACGGCGACAAGGCTTGGAAGGTTTGCATGGCAAGAGGTTATCGAGATGATCAAAGGACCAGAGATCCTCAAAAACAAGTGGATTGCTTCAGCAATATTGGTCGTCTTTGGAATAGGACTTGCGTGGGTAGGCAAGTGGTTAGTCATATGGCCAGCATTCAGTGGAATGAACCAGATGCTTGCGAGCATAGCAATGATGACAGCTTCACTTTGGGTAGCAAAGATTCAGAGACCTGCAGGGGCGTGGAAATGGGCAGTAGTTATCCCAGCACTGTTCCTCTGGGTCACGGTAACCGCGGCATTGGCATGGTTCTTGATCTATGTAGGAAAGGAAAACATCTGGGTTAGCTTAATAACAATCATAGGCCTAGCACTGAACTTCCTGCTTGTCATTGACTGGTACCACGCCTGGAAGAAGCCGGCGGAAGAATATCAGGCTGCCACTGCTTGAGCTTCTTTCTTTTCTTTTTGTATTTAGGAGGGGACTAGAGTGGAGCCCATAAAGAACTTTCTCAGGGGATTCTTTGGATACTTCAAGCAGAGCTCTACAGAATATATAGAGTTTGAGCTGAGAGAGCTTGAGAATGTGTTTGCCCTAATTTTGATGGCCTCCTTTATCGGCATACCCTCTCCACCAACCACCCTCGTCCTAAGGCTCATGCCTCATATGGTGAAAGAGATAAAGGTAATGCAACAGAGGGCAGTTGATCTAGATGACGTATTCGCGGAAGTTGCAGGAATGTTTGACATAGACTGAGGTGGGAGCATGAAGGAGTACTTACTTCCCCAGGATGAGTTTAGGGTAGTATTCGTAATTGGGAAGGGAGGGGTGGGGAAAACAACCACAGCAGCCTCCCTTGCGGTTGCCTTGGCGGAAGCAGGTTACAAAACTCTCATAGTTTCTCTGGATCCAGCCCACAACCTTGGAGATGTTTTAATGGAGAAGCTTTCAGACGAGCCAAAGGAGATAATGGAAAACCTCCACGCGAGCGAACTTGACATGGAGGGAATGATTAAGGAGTACTTAGAGCACCTTGAGAAGAACTTGAAGAACATGTATAAGTATTTAACAGTAATAAACCTTGAGAAATACTTCGAAGTTCTCAGGTACTCCCCTGGGATAGAGGAGTATGCTACCCTTGAGGCTATAAGAGAAATACTCAGTGAAGGAAATAATTGGGATGTCATAGTGTTTGACACTCCTCCAACAGGCCTCACGCTGAGGGTTCTCGCCTTGCCGAGGATCTCTTTAATATGGGCGGACAAGCTAATAGAGATCAGAAGGAAGATACTCGAGAGAAGAAGGGCAATAGCAAAGATTCAAGGAGAGCAGAAGTTTGTAGTTGAGGGAGAGGAGATAAAGCTCCCAACGGAGGAGGAAGAGGACGGAGTAATGAAGGAGCTGAAGGCCTACAGGGACGAGATTGAATTCGTGTACAAGACTATAACCAATCCCAAGAAGACCTCAGTCGTTGCGGTCATGAATCCGGAGATGCTTCCCCTCTATGAAACCAAGAGAGCTTATGAGAGCTTGAAAAAGTTCAAGATTCCCTTCAACTTAGTAGTCATGAACAAGGTAATTAAGCTTGAACATGAAGTTCCTGAGATAAAGGTCAAAATTAAAGCTCAGAAGAAGGTTATGGAGGAGGTAAGAAAAGAATTCGAAGGCGTTGATGTAGTCGAGGTACCAATGTTCCAAGAAGAGCCAAGGGGGATCGAGTGGCTGAAGAGGGTTGGAGGTATGATAGTTGGAAGTTCTTGAGAGGCTGAGGAAAGTCAAAAATCCGTTCACGGGCCAAGATATAGTCAGTGAGGGCCTCGTAACTAGGGTTGATAAAGAGGACAATAAGATTATTATTTACATGGCCTTTGCTAGAAATACGCCGAGAAAGCCTGCGGCGATGGCAATGGTCTGGCCCATTCAGGCGAAGATAGTGAAGGACATTGTGAGTGTCCTAAAAGATTATGAGGTTGAGATTTTAGATGATCTAACACTCCAAAGGTACTACCCGGTGGAGGAGGTATAATGGAGGTCTCAATGATTATCTTCATAATAATGGTTCTCGCCGCTGTTTCATCCTTGCAGTTCTACAAGGGGAGAAAGCTCAACCTGATGCTTATGCAACATTACCTGAGGAGCATAGAAGACATAGTGAAGCCCAAAGATAAGGACTACATATGGTTAGGGGGATACGTAGGTTTTAGGGCCTATTACAAGCTTGACGACCCAGATGTACTAAAGTTCGAGTACACTTTGACACTTCTCCCAAGGCACAGCATCCTCTACTTCCCAGTCTCCCTCCTAATAAACAGGCATGACAAGCTTTACATTGTTGTCAGGCCGACGTTTGAAATAGAGAGAGAAGTCCACTTCCTCCAGAAGGGGTACTTCAGAATGAGGCCAGGGATTGAGAGGGAAATTGAGCTACTTAAGGGGGAGGAGGAGGTTAATGGAGTAAAGTTTGAGACGCTCTTTGATAACTATGAGGATGTTAAGGAGGTGAAAGAGTTCATTGAAGGGTTTTCAAATGTGAAGAACATCAAGCATGTCGCGATAGTTCCAAAGACTAATGTAATCTACATTTTTATGAAACCAGAGCCAGATACAATAGAAAAAGATGTAAGGAACGTGATAAGATTTGTA
This genomic interval from Pyrococcus kukulkanii contains the following:
- a CDS encoding iron-sulfur cluster assembly protein — encoded protein: MEVLERLRKVKNPFTGQDIVSEGLVTRVDKEDNKIIIYMAFARNTPRKPAAMAMVWPIQAKIVKDIVSVLKDYEVEILDDLTLQRYYPVEEV
- the truA gene encoding tRNA pseudouridine(38-40) synthase TruA, with protein sequence MRIALKIAYDGTRFHGFQRQPNVRTVEGEIIKALNDAGIEFSDFKSASRTDKGVSALGNVVALTTEDERILNPMVLNGRLEDIWVLSAVKVPQDFHPRFWAKSKVYRYYLPSWDLDVEKVKECSKLFVGIHDFSAFARIDGRDTVRSIDRIEVWESGPILVVEVEAKSFLWEMVRRIVKALELCGSGKLGSQDIKEMLQGTYEKSRKVPPAPPEGLLLVEVKYEAITFPLDERSLKKFRKEVEERAKARMMLSYLTLDMIKV
- a CDS encoding ArsA family ATPase, encoding MKEYLLPQDEFRVVFVIGKGGVGKTTTAASLAVALAEAGYKTLIVSLDPAHNLGDVLMEKLSDEPKEIMENLHASELDMEGMIKEYLEHLEKNLKNMYKYLTVINLEKYFEVLRYSPGIEEYATLEAIREILSEGNNWDVIVFDTPPTGLTLRVLALPRISLIWADKLIEIRRKILERRRAIAKIQGEQKFVVEGEEIKLPTEEEEDGVMKELKAYRDEIEFVYKTITNPKKTSVVAVMNPEMLPLYETKRAYESLKKFKIPFNLVVMNKVIKLEHEVPEIKVKIKAQKKVMEEVRKEFEGVDVVEVPMFQEEPRGIEWLKRVGGMIVGSS
- a CDS encoding methyltransferase RsmF C-terminal domain-like protein, which gives rise to MDVRKMLEEQYGYAPDDLVLEVRGRRIYAYKRCEFPEKGHEGVYFGKIEADGIRLTIEGAFIIGPKATKNVIEVDDEKAKAWLRGEDIKVDEEGNRWVILKWRNYWLGGGKLINGVVKNYVPKERRLVL
- a CDS encoding carbon starvation CstA family protein; this encodes MNSAVVIFLAGLIYVSLYHTYGKALQNKVVKADPNRPTPAHRLYDGVDYVPAHPLVLYGHHFASIAGAGPIVGPAVAMAWGWLPGLLWVWFGNVFIGAVHDYLALMSSVRYDGKSIQWIAGKLMSKRTSMAFELYVWFALLLVIAAFAAVIAGIFVNTPGAATASILFLLIAVLLGWLLYKVQIDFKIGTIIGIILLALAIYIGFKFPIVASKQVWYVFLGLYIIVASSLPVWVLLQPRDYLNAYILWFGLILGGVAFLIVGLKGMGTFTAPAYTTWSAHVVGGKPSPFWPTIPLVIACGALSGFHSLVGSGTSSKQLDNELHGLLVGYGGMFTEGFLSTIVISSIAVYGIKVFQDAGVVINFQNWAQIYAPMVASKIGKVTIFSKSYAYGLHDAFGIDVKLGTLFASLWVSAFALTSLDTATRLGRFAWQEVIEMIKGPEILKNKWIASAILVVFGIGLAWVGKWLVIWPAFSGMNQMLASIAMMTASLWVAKIQRPAGAWKWAVVIPALFLWVTVTAALAWFLIYVGKENIWVSLITIIGLALNFLLVIDWYHAWKKPAEEYQAATA
- a CDS encoding 6-hydroxymethylpterin diphosphokinase MptE-like protein, with translation MKWEEWKPFYERIAREMGYSIEADGRSAELLRAILIENDNYIIKEELEALIMKKVYVFGAGPNLEDSLRKYDFSDGTKIAADGATTALLEYQIIPDIVVTDLDGRIRDLIKASGRAIMVVHAHGDNMDKLPLITHFPVVLGTCQTEPLDIIYNFGGFTDGDRAAFLAEELGAREIILVGFDFSGLVGKWSKPWLKQHTTAWEEKRKKLGFARELLQWLKDNGKAKITFR
- the metG gene encoding methionine--tRNA ligase subunit beta translates to MYDVEEFWKFDMRVGLVKEAERIPRTKKLIKLVVDFGKEERTIVTGIADQYSPEDLKGKKFIFVLNLKPKKFSGVESQGMLIVAETEEGRVFLIPVPDEVPVGTKVW